The proteins below are encoded in one region of Loxodonta africana isolate mLoxAfr1 chromosome 5, mLoxAfr1.hap2, whole genome shotgun sequence:
- the LYAR gene encoding cell growth-regulating nucleolar protein, which produces MVFFTCNACGDSVKKGQVEKHVAVCGSCECLSCIDCGKDFWGDDYKNHVKCISEDQKYGGKGYEGKTHKGDIKQQAWIQKINELIKKPNVSPKVRELLEQISGFDNIPRKRAKFQNWMKNSLKIYNESILEQVWSIFSEASRNEPASEGQDKQPLNQVANPCAEISAKAPSASAHEAPEQQAEVKKNKRERKEERQKNRKKEKKELKLENQQENSRSQKPKKRKKGQEAELEAGSAATPEANGTAGKRGKKKSGKGQCPAERGVNGNQGQEEGSAKEKETKAGTGKRKRKHSEGEADSKKKKIKLPGRSEGGEMEDHDPPVKGKFNWKGTIKAVLKQAPDNEITVKKLKKKVLAQYYAAANERHKSEEELLVIFNKKISKNPTFKLLKDKVKLLK; this is translated from the exons ATGGTATTTTTTACATGCAATGCGTGTGGCGACTCCGTGAAGAAGGGGCAGGTGGAAAAGCACGTAGCGGTCTGCGGAAGCTGTGAATGCCTGTCTTGCATTGACTGTGGTAAAGATTTCTG GGGTGATGACTATAAAAACCACGTGAAGTGCATAAGCGAAGATCAGAAGTATGGAGGCAAAGGTTACGAAGGTAAAACCCACAAAGGCGACATTAAGCAGCAGGCCTGGATTCAG aaaattaatgaattaattaaaaaaccCAACGTCAGCCCCAAAGTGAGAGAACTCTTAGAACAAATTAGTGGTTTCGACAACATTCCAAGGAAAAGGGCGAAATTTCAG AATTGGATGAAGAACAGCTTGAAAATTTACAATGAGTCGATCCTGGAGCAGGTGTGGAGTATCTTTTCTGAAGCTTCCAGGAAT GAACCAGCCAGTGAGGGGCAAGATAAACAGCCACTCAACCAGGTGGCCAATCCATGTGCAGAAATTTCCGCCAAGGCTCCATCCGCCAGCGCACACGAAGCCCCAGAACAGCAGGCAGAGGTGAAGAAGaataagagagagaggaaggaagagcggcagaagaacaggaaaaaagaaaagaaagaactaaAATTAGAAAACCAACAGGAAAATTCTAGAAGTCAGAAGCCTAAAAAGCGCAAAAAGGGGCAGGAGGCAGAGCTGGAGGCTGGCAGCGCGGCGACCCCCGAGGCCAACGGCACTGCCGGGAAGAGAGGCAAGAAGAAGAGTGGCAAAGGCCAGTGCCCTGCAGAGCGGGGAGTGAACGGAAACCAGGGTCAGGAGGAAGGCTCTGCCAAGGAAAAAGAGACAAAAGCAGGCACCGGAAAACGAAAACGGAAGCATTCTGAAG gtgaagcagattctaagaagaaaaagataaaactcCCAGGACGTTCTGAGGGCGGAGAAATGGAAGACCATGACCCCCCTGTGAAAG GTAAATTCAACTGGAAGGGAACTATCAAAGCAGTGCTGAAACAAGCCCCGGACAATGAAATAACAGTCAAGAAGCTAAAGAAAAAG GTTTTAGCTCAGTACTATGCTGCGGCAAATGAGCGTCACAAATCCGAAGAGGAGCTCCTGGTCATTTTTAACAAGAAAATCAGCAAGAACCCCACCTTTAAGCTATTAAAGGACAAAGTCAAGCTTTTGAAATGA